TCAAAGTTGACAGCCTTAAAGCGATATAACTGGGCCCGAGAGTATCAAAACTTTGATTGGACGCGAGTAGTATACGTGGATGAGTCAATGGTCAAGTTAAACCATACCACCAGACAATGGCGATGGActgaggaaggagagaagtgGGATCGAGGGTGTACCAATACAACTGTCTTAGGAGGGGGCTCAGGTGTCATGATATGGGGAGCAATCTGGTGGGGAGGGCGATCTAAGCTGGTGAGGTTTGATACAAGCTAAAGCACaggagagagaggagggGTCACAGCATACATCTATTGTACTCAAGTAACAGAAGGGCCGCTGAAGGAGATATGGACGAGGCTGAAGAATAGTTGGAGAAGCTATGGTACCCCCTACATCCTGGAGGATGGGTGTGGTGTTCACAAGAAGgaggcagcagcagcggcttGTAGAATTGGGTTCcagttcatcaatcaccccCCCTATTCCCCTGACCTAAATCCTATCGAATTATGTTGGGCATGGCTTAAAAGACAGTTCGCTCTACTCAAGAGACATCCcacaaatgatgatgacgcttTTGCAGCTTTGGAGAAGCTTTGGAATGACATGCCTCAATCGATAATTAACAATTGTATTCATGGTTTATtcaagagaagggagatagTTCAAAAAACTCGAGGCTGGAGTTCAAAGGAATGATATGTAAGCATCATTCTTTGATAATTTTCAGTAGAATACATAGCTGACAGTACCCATGCCGCGTTTTGTGAGTCTAGGAGCTGTGGTGTAGAAGTTGTAGCACTGTAAAGCTAGTAGATACCATTGAAAGTATGAATGCGGCATCAAattcgtgcaagactttctccgccatataATATACCATGTCTTATACGCATTAATTTAAACTTTCAGTTCTGGATGGCTCGATAAGATCCAAGTCCTTCTGTGAGCAGGTAGATATATGCATCGCCATGATCATCACCTATATCAGCAATACAAACAAAGATACAGCATTGTATAATGGGGATTAATCTCGTACAATTCAATCTATACAGTATCTATCATGTACGATGTGTCACTCTGCTAAAACCTCAACCCCATCCCACCCCATTTCTCACCCACCTCCCCAACTTTCAATACCACCGCAGCCGCATTTGCTCTTATCCTCCCCTCCGATCTCCCACCCTGTCCACCAGACACTTGATTACCCTCAAGTTCATCTTGGAAAATCGTCGTTGCCCATTCGCCTACTCCCAACACCAAGTCCGATCGTTCCATCATGAGGGATCTTCCACCATCCAATTCGTACGATGTATCCAAAACCACCAAACAAAGTTCTAAACTTGATCCGACAACCAGTGAATCACCTCCTTCCAGattgttatcatcatcattactAATTATCTTGTTGGTCGAGGTAAATCTTATTCCAAGTGTTAAAGCCAACTCTAACGCTTCTGGAGCTAAAACAGCTAAGAATGCGGGCGAATGTCTCGAGGCATGTAAGAGTACACTCAAAGTAATCAAGAATTTCTCTAATCCTAAAGGACTCATGATCATTcctgtacctgtaccttTATATCCCCCACTCCCACCGCGCGATTCCCTAAGTGAAGTATCTTTATAATACTGCCAAAACCTATTAATCAAAGGCATGACAAAATATTCTCCGGCAATATCCTTAAACGCCATAATAGGTTTCGAAATAGTCGTACTTTGAGCCGTAGCAGAGGTCATTTGCGACTCTTTCAATGTTCCCAATTCAGCTACTAAcgttttcttcttgtttccAACTTTCAGTCTCCTCTCTAGCTATTTCAGGAACCTCATCCCCCTTCTTAGCTCCTTTGGATAATAACTTGTTCCTCATTACATCCATCGTCTCTTCCAATTGTCCATTCTCAACAGTCTCCCTTCGAGAAGGTGGAATATCAGCGATCGTAAGGTATTTCTTGTGTAATGATGGTGGTAGAGTTTTCGATGGGAAGTCAATCTTCCTGGTTGTAGGCGGGGTAGGCACGGTTAGTCCAGCTAATTCCCTAGCTCCCATCGCTAAAGCGGTGAGAATCGCAGATTTCTGTTGAAGGGAATATTGAGTGTTGAAATATTGTTCGACGAGGAATCTACATGCGCGAAATCAGCGATCCGTTTGTGATCGTATTGAGCTGAAGTCACTCACGATGCCACTTGTTTGGGTGAACATGCTACCAAAGCGTTCATTATTCCCTGACGCTTCTCATCGAATCCCTCAAGGTTGAACGGATCGTTCAGTCCCAGTGTCATCAGCGTGACAGCAACAGTATTTTCAGCTGTTCGTTAAGGAATCTGTCAGCTGAAGTTCATTGGCGGAGTTTCACTCAAACCTTCTGACTCACCTAACTCCGTTCCAAATTCCCTTTTCGCTCGAATCAACCCTTCTCCAAATCTCAAACCCATCTCTATACTTTCAGGTTTATCCCTCTCCTTCAGCAAAGCCACTAATTGTGGTATGTATACAGGTCTTgtcaccttcttcttctgtgtGGCATCGATGGCCAGCGATGGGTCCGCAGCTACTTCTTCGAGGTATGAGGGcgtaggtgaaggtgatcttgatgaagagggggaagaagaggcaTAACCTTCCATAGGATCGTCAAGCTGGTCAGGATCAAGCATCACGATTTTGGGTTTCGACTTTGATAATGCTTTGGGCTGTTTCGGCGCGGTAGTTCTACCACGTTTAGGTGGTTTTGGTTCAGCTGGTAGGGATACTGGTAATGTTGCTGGTGTACTTCTCACATCTGCATCTTGTTCTTGCCATCCTAAGAGCCACTCTTCCCCAGTCTCAGTCTCGTCGATGACCGCTACTTCATCTCTAATCCCAACGATCCTTCTTAGCCACCTACACTCCTCTCTACCTTCGCCATTGCCATCCCAGATCCCTGTAaacttcaatctcttcatgCCGCCCGTCGCTTTCTTCGGATTCATCTTGGGCATCCCATCAGTACCAACATCTTCTAGACCTTTTCGAAgatcctcaatctcttcatccacctgGATCGCAGATTTTACGGTATTGTCCTCTGGAATAGTCAGTTGACTTATAATCTCAGCTACTAACATCCCCAGTCGACGTATCGAAGCGTCAGGATGCGACAGATACGATCGGAATGCCATGATGAGTCTGGACCGATGGGAAAGGGCGACGAGCCATGGAgatagaggtggaagaagtgACAAGGCAAGAATGAGTATATGCGTTAGATCTGAAGACCAATGTGAGACGCAAGTTAGTTGAAAGTCACGGATGAACCGTTAATGCTGACTTACTGAATTGTTGGCTGTATAAACTGAACTTGACGTATTTCGGATCGGTCCAAGTTTCTATAATACTACTGATAAATGATTTGATCCCTATACCGTCTTCGTCAGCTAGCGGTACTTGTCCCGACAAAAGTTAGCTGGTCTTCACCACTCTTGGCAATCCATCCAACTATCAGTCTATTCCTAGCTTGGTCTCTTTGATCACTCAGTTTCAACCTGCTCTTTCCACTTAGCACTGTACGAAGTACAGCATCCCAAGCTTCTTCGCCTAGTTTCGGAGATCCTATAACACTGGTCAATACCTCTACAGAGCGCTTGATGCGAGTGTCTGGTCTATCTGGCTCCaaaggggatgaaggtggtatCAGGTTAAACGCAAGATGCGTGATTAGCGAATCGACGAAAGATGCCAAAGTCGAGGAAGGTAGCTGGAGGAATATCGAGGGGAGGTATTCTGCAGGATAGGGTCGTAGAAATGATGTCGAAGGGGGGTGTAGATGTTGTAACAGGGAAGGTAAGAGTGATGGGAACAATGACGGAATCCTCGAGTCCCCGAATGAcggtgatgaagaaagtaGCCCAATCGCACATAGTTTCTCGAATACAAGTCGTATAGGTGTGGTGTCTGCTGTGACATATGACAGGCTTCTTAGCAATCACAATCAGTAAGCAGTAGATGAATATAGAGCTTACCAGACCCGCTACTCTGCGAAAGCTCAAACATAAGACCTTCTAGCttgatgatcaatcgatgGAAATACAGTCTGGAATGCGTGTAAGCTATTTTATCACATTTTAAAGCAGTCAATATAGCCCACCTCGCTTCCAATGCCTTTTGTACATCCACCAATCCACCCTCTgccttccatcttccaactgCATTACCCACTTTCGCAGGTAAACCCACGCACGATcttacagcttcttcccattgTATAATCTTCGTAGCATCCTCTTTTGACTTTCCTTTACTATCTTGGCTGTATATCGAATAATACAAATCATCTATACTATATATGCTTACCAGCTCTTCAAGTAGATCAAGCAGGAAATTCCGAGGAGGTTTGACTAGAGCATTCTGTCCTGGTTTAGGTGTATTCAAGTAAGTCGGCAGAGTGGTATACGAGCATAGGGCTATATTTCTACGTATCTGGAGTCCATCGGGGGTTTTGGCAGGTACGAAGAATGATTTCAGATTCTGTCGGTCTTGGGAATTAAGAGTATCGTAGAAAGTAGGTACGATTTGGTTGAGCAGTGAATCCTGTATGGAGGGTAGGTACCTCGTAATTGACCTAAGGTCTTCTGGGGATATATGATCCGGTAGTAttgaaggaggatggatATGGAGGGACTGGAGGGTGGAGGAAAGTTGGAATGCCAGATCATCAGGTGAGAGGGAATTGGGATTTCGAAGGGTGTCTCGTAAGGTTTTGAGAGCCGAGGCGAATGTTCCGGTCATATCGATGTCATATATCTGATACTGATGTGGGCTGATGAGGTCATTTGTTCACTTCCAGCGGGTGTTTATGGAGTTATTCAAGTGTGTGTCAgacaggagaagaggaatagagaaagagagaaagaaaggagtAAAGCATGTATGTAGCTGCAATGTTTTCGAAAGTGGAGGTAAAATATCTGAATATCTTCCACGTCATCACTTGTTCATCCCCCATGCAAGCCCACGATTCTGtaggagaggaaggttgaatgtTAAAAAGGTGTtgattctccatctccagGTGTATCATCCATACCAGAAGCCAGTCACATCAAGCAGATCAGCCAGGCAGGCATTCGCAAATTCAGAGTGGTATCGTCGTACAAATTCATTTTAATATGTCATCGCTCCTCGAAGAAGCACATGAAATCCTCCctcctaccacctcttcctcatcgataGACCCCCCTCCAATCCCCTCGTTCCAACTTCGCCAGTGTATATGTGGTGTCGACACCGAGCTATTGATACAGACATTCGACGATAGGGTATTAGCGATAGTAACTCAGAATGGTAAAGTAGGATGTTTAGTGAGTCCCCATATATCATCAAGTGCAATCCACGTTCTACATATTCGTAACCGATCCCCCCGAGAAGAGAACAGAGGTTGATGTACGATAATTTATCAGACACAAgcttctctccctcctcataTCCCCTTACCTCCCCCACCCAAACCTTCCTCCAAATCTATCAACGGGCATTCATCCCCTTTGGACATACTCGAAATCCTTCCTACGCCTTCACcatccctcactctcactccatTATTGGGTTCACCGCCTAATCCCACATTATACGAATTGTACATCACACAAATAGCGACATTGATATTTTGGGCTTTGGAAGTTTCTGGCCAAGGCAGAAGGAATGTCGTTGTGGGTTTATCACTCAGGACGCAACGACAGACCAGCGAAGggcaagatgaggatgatggagagatgctagatgaaggtgagagaCTGCGTTATGCCGGGATTATGGACTTAGTCTCCCAGTGGTCAGGTCCATCAGAGTAGATATCTATCAGTGGTCGAATTCTTATTTGCTCAGGTCCTATCTTTGAAGACTTCTGCACTTTTTACTTCATTGTTCAATGTTCATGAACCAGTTCACTTATACCAAGCATGCTATATGTACCGTTAATGCCtatatgagaatgagagatATGCATTTTACACGTTATGTATCTTGTATATGTATTTATTTTTTGTTTTCGTCATCGCTTTCCTTCTGGAATCCATCGTCAACAATCAATTGATCTATGGTCCAGGTCCCTCAGGTTTTAATCTACAATTGGAGCaaaccatatcagcttgattggcTCGCTTATACTATTGGGTCAGCTGAAAAGCACTTACGATGATCTACCAGCTCTCAACACTTCATCCACATTCAACAAATTCACACCGATCGTAGCACTAAATTCAGAtgataccatcaatcagcataAAAAATTCCCTTTACGGCCTGTGGTTCAGGAACACTCACGCTCCATGTAACATTTGTCTCTTTACTCTATAATTGTCCCAAATCCCTTCCAAAACGGGGTTGATAGGTTCACCCGATTTCAAATCCAATCCTACAGGATCATCCgtctcttcttgttcttgttgtAGCGCGACAATCGAATCTTGTACGTCAAACCCACCATTCTGAGCTAAAGTCTTGGGAATAATCAAAAGTGCTTCTGCGAAAGCCAATACACCCAATTTGGCTCTTCCTTTGGTAGACTTGAGGGCAGTTTGTAAATGCGCTGAACAGGCAATTTCGAATGCACCCGCACCTGGAATTAGGGAGTTGTCTTCGACGGCATTTTTCACGGATCGGAATCCGTCTCGGAGAGCGTCTTGAATTTGGGTCATGGTGTGTGCGTTGGGACCTGTACAGTGTGTACAGATTAGCTGGTTCTCCCTGAGTGGAATGCCTCGAATATGTAAGAGAAAGGGAGGTCGATCAAGTGAAGGATTAAACTAAGTCATATTGCctattcactcacccttgatCAACATGGTAACACTCTTTGGctctttgacatcttccaCGAAAGTATACTTCTCCTCTCCGAGGGTATGTTCGTAAACCAGACCAGCCCAACCAAGTACATCAGGAGTGAGATCATCGACCGAGTTTTGAGCTACACCACCACAGGCAAATTGTAGCCTAACATGGAGGAAAAAGCAGAATCAGTCAGACATATTTCGTGATCAGAAGGGAATCATCTCATGACAATCCAAACATGGGAGTTCTCATATAACATGACAAaaatccaactcacctttccatattcctcctcttcgctCTCCTCAACGCGAAGATCCCATTCTTAGCCAAAACATCCAAAGACATCGGATCAATACCTTTTTGATTGATGACAACGAAATTCTTGGGTTTCTCATCGGATCCTACAGTAACATCACAAACTTGGTTCTTGAACTCTACAATCTTTTGTAATTTTGAATCAACGAATCGACGTTCGGATTCTACCAATTTTTCACGTTGTTCGGCTGAAGAGTAGAAGAATCCTGAGTTTACCTCGCTACGGACACACAATCAACTATCAGCATAACACATCCAACAAAAAATGTTTATATCATAGTAACCCGTTAGATAAGATGACACAGCCACCGTCCAATGGAGAGGCAACTCACGTTTTCTCATATTCCAACGAAACATTCAAACTCAATACAAAAGCGTTCTCAACCCTCTTAGGCATATCGGGATGTCTAGCTCCATGATCCAATACCAAACCTCTAATCAAAGTCGTATCGGTATCAGTCTTATGTTGCATTTTCATGATTTCGATCATATGTAAATCGATTGGATCTCTCTTAGAGCCATCTTCATTTTCGGGAGGTTGAATGGCCAATACGGCATCGACAACGTCGGCAGAGAGTTTTTGAGCGAGTTTGGAATGAAGTTTTGTAGAGAGGGATGTGTGAGCGACGGAGATTAAGTTGGATCGATCCATTGTGGGAGTTTGTCTGAAATCGTCAAGGAACTATGTCGAATCATCGCAATATCAGCTCTGAACATACCAACAGGGATAGAGACCCAGAGAAGTAATGCCTGGTAGAtgcgactcaccttcaaagcTTCCTTTTTGGCTAGATCAAACCCTTCACCTATTACTCTAGGATGTACACCTTCTTGAATATACCTATCTGCCTGTTTCAACAGTTCTCCGACTAACAAGACTACTGAGGTAGTACCATCCCCtacttgttcatcttgagcTACGGCAGTACGAGCTATCATAGCTGCAGTGGGGTTCTACGTCGACCGCCACGGACGTGAGTTTATAGTACTAAGTTGCAATTAAGTTGGAGTGAAATACACTTACCTGAATTTGCATTTCTGACAGTAATACTTTTCCATCCTACATACATTGTGTCAGCTATGTATATACGGACTGCGCTTTGCGGCAGCTCACTTTGGTCATTTTGATCTGACCTGATCCATCTACAAGCATTTTAATCGTACCTCTTGGTCCTACCAGTTGAGAAAATCCACTTCATCAGTATATGGACTTCCAACATCTTCTATACGCTCGGTTCGCTAGCTTACCAAGATTGGATTTGACGACATTTGCAAGACCGACTGCACCGGCCTATAAAGcacaggaagatgatcagctaGATGCTCATGAGAACTAGATTGGACAGCTAGTTGATGAGGAGCAATAAGTCGACCTCTACTCACAGTGTTCACTTGTAAAGCCTGAGTACGACGGATACTCTCCGCTCGGGGATTGATGAGCTCGATACTGCTAGACATGTTGAATCTCCTGTTGATTGACTGTCCTGTTCCAGTCTATAGTATTCCTGAGCTCTTTCGTGACTACTGAGCTATTGCGAGAGACACGGTGAGATTGTCAACGGTGTATGAAACAGCTTGGAATATGTTGGAATGATCCTGGTCTATGAAAGTTGAACATTTCATGGTATTTCGTCAAAACGCGTAGAAGgaatcatctcatatcttgAACCACGTGGAGGCATTGTCTGTTTCTGGGTTTATGGCAATTTATCCCATTTCTCAGTTCAAGGTGATTTGCCACCCAACTCGCTCAACTGGCTCAACGTCACAACAATAACCAGGATGAAGGATTAACAGACCACATAATCAAGATTCAAACCCACAGCTAGCTCGCTGATAACACCATCGTCATGTCCCTCAACAGCGTGGTGAACAACCTAGTAAGAGCAGCAGCAGGTATATCATCGACCATATCCGATGCAGACCTCGATGCGCACGTAGCCAAGCTACTAGCTGAAGAGGCAAAAGCGAGGGAATTGAAATGGTCTGAACTGGGACTGACCGGTCTACTGGGTAATTCACTAGATAGGAATGGATCGTGAGTTATACAAATGCATTTATAGATTGTACTCGCACGAGCTTATGAGGATATCAAGctaatatatatataacatggGAATGTCTGTAGTCCAGATTCATCCCTACCCAAAACGAATAAGAGATTTTTGGCCTCGGTGATACGTACAGTCGATGGACATAATTCAGCCTTACTCAAAGCTCAGGCTCAATCTGCCAGAGATGCCAGGGGCGAATCATCACGAAATGGAAGGGGGATAGGAGGAAGTAGGATGTTCGGCGGAGCTTTGAGGGATATGAGcaggaatgggaatgggaatgggaatggtaaagggaaagaaagagagagggaggatCGTCATGTTAGAAGGGGAGGTGATAGAGGCACTAGAGATGCACGAGATGATAGGAGTTCAAACcgatatgatgaagatagtcATGCAAGAAGGTCTACGAGGCATGAGGAGGATGGCGAAAGAAGGTTTGGGAGGCacgatgatgatagggatCATTATaggagaagagataggtCAAGGGATAGACATGGAGATAGGTCGAGcgagatagatagatatagaGATCGTTCTAAAGAGAGCAGTCGCAAAAACGAGAAGCGATCTCGACATCatggatcagaagatgaattgactGAACGACAATCGCGCCGCAAAGATCAACAATTGAATTCAGACATATCAGACAAACCAAATAGGCAGAGCAGATCACCTCTGCGTACAGAGAAACCACAGGATCCTGCAAAagctccatcaccttctcgTTCCCCTTCACCTGACCCACCTGCTGCACCAATATCCAAGATGGACAAATACTTCAACTCGACTTACGACCCCCGACTAGATTTTGCACCTATCCCTAAAGAGGGTATGATAGCTGATGTGGGGTGGGAAAATATGTTGGCGGtattgaaagagaagggtaggaaggtgagtcatcattACACATATCAAATTCTCTCGTTTGGCATATACCTCATCTCGGATCTCTCAGAAAGAGCGTTACATGAAGCGTTAGATCAGATTGACTGACAAGAGATCCCTTGTAACACAGAAACGCCATCAATCACCTACATTATCGGACACGATTCCCGAACCACCTCAGGGTGTCCTCCCCTCGCGTCGACTCTCCCCTGATCGAGATCGATACGATGAACTCAGTCGTAAGCTTGAAAAAAAGGACACgaagaaacgaaaagaaGAGCGTAAAAGACGTAGGGGATCGTCCTACGATTCATCGGAcgatgaaagagagaagcGTAAAGAAcggaaaagaaaggagaaacagaaagagaaaaagaaagaaagagaggacgaagagaaatatggtggattgaggaaagaaggtggagtggGAGTAGGAGTTAGCAAGAGTGGGATTTTGGAGGGGTACGAGTATGTTAAGAAAGGAGGAACGAGGGAATGGGATGTTGGGAAGGAGTAACCTCATGATATTGTTATTTGATGTTGACATACTTATACACATATGTGTAGGTTATGCTTACAAATGTATGATAGTATGATACATCCACCTCACTTTATGGTGTGTTTGACGCATTAATCAAATAACTTGAAATTAAAATCGCAGACGTTCGAGTTATTTGCATAATCATATACATTTATGgattgttcttgtttttTGACGTTGTTTTTGGTAACTTGAATTCAAGAAAAGATCATATACTAGTCATTGGGTTCGTATGTAAgtagaagaaaaaaaaagatatCGATGCTGGTTGGGATTTGAGAAGTATTTGAGATCATATCTACATTCCAACCCAGCTTTTGACGAGCTAAGCACGAAGATTACAATCATGAGATTAGCATGTACCGTAAATACACATCATGCTGACCATTTCAGTCGATATCACTTACAGTTCGCGCATATGGGATATACGAAAGCGAGTACCTATATACCATGCACAAaaatatcagtatcaaaTCCAATAACTTCTACGACTTGAAGAAACGAGGACTTACCATAGAAAAGCGAGATACTGAACAATGACAAAGACAATACAAAGTATAGCAGGCAACACGAACGCACTGACGAACGTCATTACTATCGCTGCGAATAACAGGACGGTAGCAACGACTCGAACGGGTTTGAACATTTTCTCTAGTTGCGTTTTGAAACCGATCAAGAATCCTGTTCCGACCAAGGAGAGGATCGCTCCTACTGCGAAGAGAGCTATGAAAAGGGTATGCATAAGCAGACATACACGCAGACATACAAGGGATTTGGATCTCCACAAGATGACATAAGATGACATGGTCTTTTGATGATAGATATACAGAAAACACACTTACTTGCAAATGCTCCTGTTGCACCTAAGAACAACAAAATAGCTCCCAACAAGGATATACCCAAACCACCAACATAACCTATAAAACATAGTGTCGCGCTACATCAGTCATGATCCTTATATATAACATGATACACATGGATCATAATCTGGGGACGACACTTACACGCTGCGAATCCACCTAATCTCTGAGTCCTCGTTAATCCCAAGCTCGAATAAGCCGATTGATTCTATACAGTATCATCCACAACATTAGCTGAATGGGATCCCCATTGTACAGTtatcacatcatatcaaTGTGAGGATGGTACGCACACCTCCGAAGATTGCATCATCCGTTTGAGCTTCCAAGTCTGTTGGTTATACCGTATAAACCGAGTGGATGATGTGAGATGGTAGGCAAGTTTCAAATGTATCGTCGCAAGGGAAGAGTGCGATTATTGATAATATTCAGAGTATGAATGGAAGCAGGCAGAAGTAGATCCATCAGTCAGCCCTAACCTATTATGCTTCACAGTCCAACATCCTATCGTACAGATGTTATGTTACTCACTAAACCACTTCCTGGACATTTTGCTGTTTCACGGAAATGACAATAAGCAGAACAAGGCGAGATTGATTACGTTTGAGTTTTGATAACGATATACCAAAAGATCTGGCTTTAGTTCCAATGCTTGTCGTCGCTGATGCTGTTGAAACTGCTGTTGCTGTCGCTGTCGTTGACTTCGTTGTTGTTATCATTGACCACGTCGCGTCGGCCATTTCGTCCAACTTTTCAATTGATTGACCAAAGGCTATGCATCATCGCAAATTCCTTTATTTCGTAATCTCATTTAGTTCCTTGGTTGGTTTGTCCTATTCCCCGCGCGGTAAGTACCGCACAGATCTCTTTTTTTGCCACCCAAGTTTAAGCCAATCCACTCAACTGCATCCTATCTATCCTCCACTTGGACCTTT
The nucleotide sequence above comes from Kwoniella europaea PYCC6329 chromosome 1, complete sequence. Encoded proteins:
- a CDS encoding T-complex protein 1, zeta subunit, yielding MSSSIELINPRAESIRRTQALQVNTAGAVGLANVVKSNLGPRGTIKMLVDGSGQIKMTKDGKVLLSEMQIQNPTAAMIARTAVAQDEQVGDGTTSVVLLVGELLKQADRYIQEGVHPRVIGEGFDLAKKEALKFLDDFRQTPTMDRSNLISVAHTSLSTKLHSKLAQKLSADVVDAVLAIQPPENEDGSKRDPIDLHMIEIMKMQHKTDTDTTLIRGLVLDHGARHPDMPKRVENAFVLSLNVSLEYEKTEVNSGFFYSSAEQREKLVESERRFVDSKLQKIVEFKNQVCDVTVGSDEKPKNFVVINQKGIDPMSLDVLAKNGIFALRRAKRRNMERLQFACGGVAQNSVDDLTPDVLGWAGLVYEHTLGEEKYTFVEDVKEPKSVTMLIKGPNAHTMTQIQDALRDGFRSVKNAVEDNSLIPGAGAFEIACSAHLQTALKSTKGRAKLGVLAFAEALLIIPKTLAQNGGFDVQDSIVALQQEQEETDDPVGLDLKSGEPINPVLEGIWDNYRVKRQMLHGAATIGVNLLNVDEVLRAGRSSLKPEGPGP